Proteins from a genomic interval of Chitinophagales bacterium:
- the recQ gene encoding DNA helicase RecQ — translation MEAVVVADRLQQALSEYFGFDSFKDNQEYIIQNILDGRDTLVIMPTGGGKSLCYQLPAIMSEGTALIISPLIALMKNQVDMMRGYSSIDSIAHFMNSSLSRSQLKKVKEDLLNGDTKMLYVAPETLTKEDTIAFFKQIKISFVAVDEAHCISEWGHDFRPEYRRIREMVDAIDSSVPIVALTATATPKVRTDIMKNLRLKEPYTYIASFNRDNLYYEVRPKGKKEEVLRQIIQFIKSDDPKSGIIYCLNRKTTEEIAESLIANGIKAGAYHAGLDSATRSERQDQFLQEDIHVIVATIAFGMGIDKPDVRFVIHFNMPKSLENYYQETGRAGRDDMEGQCIGFFNYADMTKLEKFMRDKPVAEREIGGQHLSEVIGYAESAGCRRQYLLHYFGEEYNTEECKGMCDNCRNPKEKHEVKDLMKLMLNATSELQENYPSKYIIDFLMGSKAQELINFKHDELPSFNKGKDHDQTFWNSVITQALLNNLLRKDIENYGLLKITEKGHNFIKKPFSIKIAVNHNYENVNSMISENDSHNTTSVLDPVLIKMLKDLRKKVAKQKGIPTYVIFQDRSLEEMATYYPIKKEELENITGVSRGKAAKYGREFLKLIDKYVEENEIERANDFVVKTTGSKSKDKIYIIQNIDKRIPLDAIADHLNLNMEDLLIEIEKMVDAGTKLDLKYHINNILDEGQQEELFDYFMETENPSIKDAMTELDDDEYTEEDIRLMYIQFMAKMAH, via the coding sequence ATGGAAGCAGTAGTAGTAGCAGACAGATTGCAGCAGGCATTATCAGAGTATTTTGGCTTCGACTCATTCAAAGACAACCAAGAATACATTATTCAAAATATTTTAGATGGCAGAGACACGTTGGTTATTATGCCTACAGGTGGAGGAAAGTCTCTTTGTTATCAACTACCTGCCATTATGAGTGAAGGAACAGCCCTTATCATCTCTCCGTTGATTGCTTTGATGAAAAATCAGGTAGATATGATGCGAGGTTATAGTAGTATAGACAGCATCGCACACTTTATGAACTCTTCTCTCAGTAGAAGCCAACTCAAAAAAGTGAAGGAAGATCTACTAAATGGGGATACTAAAATGTTGTATGTAGCTCCCGAAACCCTTACCAAAGAGGATACCATTGCTTTTTTCAAGCAAATAAAAATATCTTTTGTAGCAGTGGACGAAGCGCATTGTATCTCGGAATGGGGTCATGATTTCAGGCCTGAGTACCGTCGTATTCGTGAAATGGTGGATGCCATTGATAGTAGTGTACCTATTGTAGCCTTAACAGCTACCGCTACTCCAAAGGTTCGAACGGACATCATGAAAAACCTTCGATTGAAAGAACCATACACTTATATTGCTTCTTTTAATCGTGACAATTTGTATTATGAGGTACGTCCTAAAGGAAAAAAAGAGGAAGTTCTAAGACAAATCATCCAATTTATCAAAAGTGATGATCCCAAATCAGGCATCATCTACTGCCTGAATCGAAAAACGACTGAAGAAATTGCAGAAAGCTTAATCGCCAATGGTATCAAAGCAGGTGCCTACCATGCAGGTTTAGACTCTGCTACACGCTCCGAAAGACAAGACCAATTTTTGCAGGAAGACATTCATGTGATTGTTGCAACGATTGCTTTTGGAATGGGTATTGATAAGCCCGATGTCCGTTTTGTGATTCACTTCAACATGCCCAAAAGCCTTGAAAACTACTACCAAGAAACAGGTCGTGCAGGTAGAGATGATATGGAGGGACAATGCATTGGTTTCTTCAATTATGCAGACATGACCAAATTGGAGAAATTCATGCGGGACAAACCCGTGGCAGAACGGGAAATTGGAGGCCAACATTTATCTGAAGTCATTGGTTATGCCGAATCAGCAGGTTGCCGCCGACAATATCTTTTGCATTATTTTGGTGAGGAATACAACACAGAAGAGTGTAAGGGAATGTGCGACAATTGCCGAAATCCAAAAGAGAAGCATGAAGTCAAAGACTTGATGAAACTCATGCTCAATGCTACTTCTGAGCTGCAAGAAAATTATCCAAGTAAATACATCATTGACTTTCTGATGGGCAGCAAAGCACAAGAACTCATCAACTTCAAACATGACGAACTTCCGAGCTTCAATAAAGGAAAAGACCATGATCAAACATTTTGGAATTCGGTCATTACCCAAGCATTGCTCAACAACTTGCTGCGAAAAGACATCGAAAATTATGGTTTGCTCAAAATAACAGAAAAGGGACACAATTTTATTAAAAAACCTTTTTCTATCAAAATAGCGGTCAATCACAATTATGAGAATGTCAATTCAATGATATCTGAAAACGATTCTCATAATACTACAAGTGTTCTTGACCCTGTGCTTATCAAAATGCTGAAAGACCTTCGTAAGAAAGTTGCCAAGCAAAAAGGCATTCCTACCTATGTCATTTTTCAAGACCGTTCACTCGAAGAAATGGCAACGTATTATCCCATCAAGAAAGAGGAACTGGAAAACATCACAGGCGTAAGTCGTGGGAAAGCTGCTAAATATGGTCGAGAGTTTTTGAAACTGATTGACAAATATGTAGAAGAAAACGAAATTGAACGTGCCAATGATTTTGTGGTCAAAACAACGGGCAGTAAATCGAAGGATAAAATCTACATCATCCAAAACATTGACAAGCGGATTCCATTAGATGCAATTGCAGATCACTTGAATCTCAATATGGAGGACTTGCTCATTGAAATCGAAAAAATGGTGGATGCAGGAACTAAATTAGACCTGAAATACCATATCAACAATATTCTGGATGAAGGACAACAAGAAGAATTGTTTGATTATTTCATGGAAACAGAAAACCCTTCCATCAAGGATGCCATGACCGAACTAGACGATGATGAATATACCGAAGAAGATATTCGGTTGATGTACATACAATTCATGGCGAAAATGGCACACTAA
- a CDS encoding prohibitin family protein: protein MDPQKQFIKYAIIGVIVFVILLLFTNSTFITIKAGEKGILFKKFGGGLDNTKDEVYGQGFHVVAPWNEMIVYDVREKIKEEQMDVLSSDGLPIEVDVSARFHPVGDKIGYLHNEIGKEYENIVLKDVVRSAAREVMGKYTPEELYSNKRDAVREEIEEIVRTQLQKKYLRLEAVNIRSIKLPKTIEDAIQTKLVQEQEKEQYQFRLEKETKEAERRKIEATGKAEANRIISESLTDKILQEKGIEATLELANSPNAKVVVVGSGDSGLPLILGH, encoded by the coding sequence ATGGATCCTCAAAAACAGTTTATAAAATACGCCATAATAGGGGTAATTGTATTCGTTATATTATTACTCTTTACAAATAGCACCTTCATCACCATCAAAGCAGGAGAAAAAGGCATCTTATTCAAAAAATTTGGTGGTGGATTGGACAATACCAAAGATGAAGTATATGGACAAGGTTTTCACGTCGTTGCGCCATGGAACGAAATGATTGTCTATGATGTACGTGAGAAAATCAAGGAAGAACAAATGGACGTACTTTCAAGTGATGGACTACCCATTGAAGTAGATGTTTCTGCTCGCTTTCACCCCGTTGGTGATAAAATTGGCTACCTACACAATGAAATTGGGAAAGAATATGAGAATATTGTCTTGAAAGATGTAGTGCGCTCGGCCGCTAGAGAAGTCATGGGAAAATATACCCCCGAAGAACTCTACTCTAACAAACGAGATGCTGTACGTGAAGAAATTGAAGAAATCGTTCGTACTCAACTGCAAAAAAAATACCTTCGATTGGAAGCAGTTAACATCCGTTCTATCAAACTCCCAAAGACCATCGAAGATGCTATTCAAACCAAATTAGTGCAGGAACAAGAAAAAGAACAATATCAATTTAGGTTAGAAAAAGAAACGAAGGAAGCAGAACGTCGTAAAATTGAAGCAACGGGTAAAGCCGAAGCCAACCGCATCATCAGCGAAAGTTTGACCGACAAAATCCTTCAAGAAAAAGGCATTGAAGCTACCCTTGAACTTGCAAATTCTCCCAACGCAAAAGTAGTTGTAGTAGGATCAGGCGATAGTGGATTACCATTAATTCTAGGGCATTAA
- a CDS encoding T9SS type A sorting domain-containing protein yields the protein MFLCLFGIQITNAQIIDIQEVAQLQWYGNDNFQFKTIEDQDLEVSINKFPWESFTLDLGEIDIYQYPKVTVELSANRTLPLRVDLYDTQHEYPLTQNIEVADERMILSYDYSQSFEQTIDKNNSLYLLFYAAPGEKFAGKIQIHSIRFEALSTDIEAVTQTVDDYVLRAFPNPTKDIFFVNLPLKPLQYINLYNTSGQVVFTQDISQSAGDRINIEVGFFPAGNYILQLEGETISYTQQVAIE from the coding sequence ATGTTCTTATGTCTATTTGGGATTCAAATAACAAACGCCCAAATTATAGACATTCAAGAAGTTGCCCAACTGCAATGGTATGGCAATGACAATTTTCAGTTCAAAACCATTGAAGACCAAGATTTAGAGGTATCTATCAACAAATTTCCATGGGAATCCTTCACCCTTGACCTGGGCGAAATAGACATTTACCAATACCCCAAAGTCACCGTTGAATTATCTGCTAACCGTACCCTCCCTCTCCGAGTCGATTTGTACGACACTCAGCATGAATACCCTCTTACCCAAAACATCGAAGTAGCCGATGAACGAATGATACTTAGCTACGACTATAGCCAAAGTTTTGAGCAAACAATAGACAAAAACAACTCTTTGTATTTGCTATTTTATGCAGCACCAGGAGAAAAATTTGCAGGGAAAATCCAGATTCATTCAATTCGTTTTGAAGCATTAAGCACAGATATTGAAGCAGTGACACAAACCGTAGACGACTATGTGCTGCGTGCTTTCCCCAATCCCACCAAAGATATTTTCTTTGTTAATCTACCCTTGAAGCCACTTCAATACATCAACCTCTACAACACATCAGGACAAGTTGTATTTACCCAAGATATTTCCCAAAGTGCGGGAGATAGAATCAATATCGAGGTTGGTTTTTTCCCTGCGGGTAACTACATATTGCAGCTCGAAGGCGAAACTATCAGCTATACACAACAAGTAGCAATTGAATAA
- a CDS encoding fibronectin type III domain-containing protein — MKAKTLLNIKFFSAFLTPLLQKKYNLQKFSKLLKVTIIITFLIQGGLVSAQTLIPLTTDMITNESGVGNATQIVDEQAIAGDPANNAGGQPFSTWYTGFNPNTYPASTYIDLGALYDLTDIYVFDLNSSGNLIIEYGSPGSWLPLASFNLNKYLKWRGQSVNAQTQYVRITRESAGAIFSEIVIYGSIPLPPAPIPQKLVLEPSMMTNEMAIGNPGLLVDEQAIAGDPTNNAGGNPTTTWFTNWNPSSHPANAYIDLGELHQISQVYLRDYNNSGNFEVEYGSPGNWTLLLTDDLKKFGKWKEHNVDVQTQYLRFRRTTAGANVSEVVLYGYPVENDIDAIPPAAVSNLIISDITENTIALQWTAPGNDGNTGTASTYDLRYSPNPIDNNNFDAAIPITTSPPSIAGTTETAMLDNLPPNTTYYFALKSSDETGNTSPLSNILAATTDESTFIPLPSFKIPINPSMVINESGLGDAGKLADEQETSGDPINNAGGTPNNLWFTGWNPADYPAHAYVDLGKEYVLTSIFLFDTYNAGNVTISYGSPSNWIPLFTDPMPTYQTWNQHDTQIKTQYLRVSRSSGGSNVAEIVLYGYEENPEVTAPDAIADLSTSLPTPYSLQLKWTVPNNAGESAPTSYELRYSTAPINEANFEAATAANNLPTPANGGETETFTLNNLLSNTLYYFAIKSANEDNLISEISNIATGTTLDVLTNNQFIIPVDINEVVNESGYGNAQLLFDEAELAGDPANNNSGGANTLWYPGAEPFHHPASAYIDLKQTFLIDAIYLFDITGTDDFIIEYGTPGNWQELTTVVLDKLFTWKNIQTHVETRYLRFTRAGVNSNTREIVLYGSAAGLDPGPPANIVDLSVIPSSTFATLQWTAPGDDENTGTAAEYDIRYSTTPITSENFEDATPTEAPTPAMAGSSESVVVYNLMQSTTYYFAMKTTDEMTYTSSISNVVSTLTTTDTDETPPAAIIDLTATNITATSATLQWTSVGDDNHTGTARIYDIRMSLENITPNTFFRAITIEGEPIPIENGLIQSMTVNQLPPNTTICFAMKTWDEVPNISDISNVICIDTEDLETESKIPLFPSMITNETKYGDASNLVDEQALSGEPATSPGGSPATTWTTPFNNDVPYPIHAYIDLGEPYIVTKLFLRDVGGQAPMTVWYGYSGHWTELFTDNLSGFFSWNQHNVFVNTRYLRISKSDPSANVNELIAYGYPVDLTNIDTTPPAAITDLTATADGANAVDVTWTSVGDDENTGNSKVYNLRYSPKPITPKNFYEAKEWEAMPAPAIAGTQQTAHIEGLWAATTYYFAIQSLDENHNISDLSNIVTAKTDEIIGGNIRRIGLSPDMILNESALGDARFLVDEQVEAGEPIEEETGSPQLFWTAGVNPWFYPVYAYIDLGAEHELSQIFLYDDYAETTTGSISIEVGTPFNWTPLLTDDLEGENVWSEHDLTTGTPVTTRYIRVKLHNSQTRMSEIVLYGTATEAIEVDETVETPHAFAAMDDLMGLNAFINDPLGRMQATSTVREYHQWRWDEGNLDNTYPGYPANENAFNPSYVSNWNFDRFYENIQNMGLLNTPSVTGSAHWLNPPFNEILTRPHDVGDDSEDPFSYIEHADHMYQYVARYGNNAVNDGLLKLKADQPVVSGLGTIQYFEHWNEPDAFWKDENVYFTPYDYAAMSSADYDGHQSAMGTTVGVKNADPSAKMPMAGITSLNLDYVKAIKLWADEYRGGSVPFDVINLHHYCNDAGKQHANSTTGVSPEEDRLKERLEEFVTYRNKYMPGKEIWLSEFGYDTNPTSAQRAPQIAGYSNEEVQGQWLVRSYLAIAAAGIDKAQMFMLRDVNAADNTIFQSSGLTQSPANQWAAKPSWYYVYTMKNRLTGMTFDSEVTSGNPNVLIYKFTHPDGDAAYVVWSPTADGTIVEDYDLSLAGGENQAVLVEMAEGDRDGTETALTINSGNVSVDVSERPVFVLVNDGVGAIPKRYTLEEQIALTPSMVTIETGVGQSERLVDEQALVGNPDLGSTTAPTTIWISNGSVSSAYIDLGAEYDLTKIYLYDSVNTGDCTISIGEPGNWTPLFVDDLRYNGIWNAHVVNVTSRYVRVTMDTATSFIGEVAIYAK, encoded by the coding sequence ATGAAAGCTAAAACGCTACTCAACATAAAATTTTTCAGTGCCTTCCTAACCCCGCTACTTCAAAAAAAATACAACCTTCAAAAGTTTTCAAAACTTTTGAAGGTTACTATAATAATTACCTTTCTCATACAAGGAGGTCTTGTCTCTGCTCAAACCCTGATTCCACTCACCACCGACATGATTACCAATGAGTCAGGTGTAGGCAATGCCACTCAAATTGTGGACGAACAAGCCATTGCAGGAGATCCTGCCAACAATGCAGGTGGACAACCCTTTAGCACTTGGTACACAGGCTTTAATCCCAATACATATCCCGCAAGTACTTATATAGACTTGGGAGCCTTGTACGATTTGACCGATATTTACGTATTTGATCTAAACAGTAGTGGCAACCTCATCATAGAATACGGCAGCCCTGGCAGTTGGCTACCTTTGGCATCTTTCAACCTCAATAAATACCTCAAATGGCGTGGACAAAGTGTCAATGCCCAAACCCAATACGTGCGAATTACCCGTGAAAGTGCAGGTGCAATTTTTTCAGAAATCGTGATTTATGGAAGTATTCCCTTACCCCCAGCACCCATCCCTCAAAAATTGGTACTCGAACCCTCTATGATGACCAATGAAATGGCAATCGGCAATCCAGGTTTGTTGGTAGATGAACAAGCCATTGCAGGAGATCCCACCAACAATGCAGGAGGAAATCCAACAACTACTTGGTTCACCAACTGGAATCCCTCTTCTCACCCTGCAAACGCTTACATTGACTTAGGCGAATTGCACCAAATTAGCCAAGTTTATTTGCGAGATTACAACAACAGTGGGAATTTTGAAGTCGAATATGGCAGCCCCGGCAATTGGACGCTCTTACTAACAGACGATTTGAAAAAATTTGGCAAGTGGAAAGAACACAATGTAGATGTGCAAACCCAATACCTTAGATTTAGACGAACAACCGCAGGAGCCAATGTTAGTGAAGTTGTCTTATATGGTTATCCAGTTGAAAACGATATAGATGCCATTCCACCAGCCGCCGTTAGCAATCTAATTATTTCCGACATCACCGAAAACACCATCGCCCTTCAATGGACTGCCCCAGGCAATGATGGCAATACAGGAACGGCAAGCACCTACGATTTGCGGTACAGTCCAAACCCAATTGACAACAATAATTTTGATGCGGCAATTCCTATCACTACTTCACCCCCTTCTATCGCAGGTACAACCGAAACAGCAATGTTGGACAACTTACCTCCAAATACCACCTATTACTTTGCCCTCAAAAGCAGCGATGAAACAGGAAATACTTCTCCACTCTCCAATATTTTGGCGGCTACAACAGACGAAAGCACATTTATCCCCCTTCCTTCCTTCAAAATTCCTATCAACCCTTCAATGGTCATCAACGAATCGGGTTTGGGAGATGCAGGAAAATTGGCAGATGAACAAGAAACCTCTGGCGACCCTATCAATAATGCAGGAGGTACACCAAATAACTTGTGGTTTACGGGCTGGAATCCAGCCGACTATCCTGCTCATGCTTACGTGGATTTAGGTAAAGAATATGTATTGACTTCCATATTTTTATTTGACACCTACAATGCGGGCAATGTGACCATTTCTTACGGTAGCCCGAGCAATTGGATTCCACTTTTTACAGACCCTATGCCTACTTATCAAACATGGAACCAACACGATACACAGATTAAGACGCAATATTTGAGGGTTAGTCGCAGCAGCGGAGGATCGAATGTAGCAGAAATCGTATTGTATGGTTATGAGGAAAATCCTGAAGTTACAGCACCCGATGCCATTGCAGATTTAAGCACTTCACTGCCCACACCCTATTCACTTCAATTGAAGTGGACTGTTCCAAACAATGCAGGCGAAAGCGCACCTACGAGCTATGAACTACGGTACAGCACTGCCCCTATCAATGAAGCCAACTTTGAAGCGGCAACAGCTGCAAACAATTTACCAACACCTGCAAATGGTGGTGAAACCGAAACTTTTACCCTCAACAATCTTTTATCCAATACACTCTATTATTTTGCGATTAAAAGTGCCAACGAAGATAACTTGATTTCTGAGATCTCCAATATCGCAACAGGCACAACTTTGGATGTATTGACCAACAATCAATTCATCATTCCTGTGGACATCAATGAAGTGGTCAATGAATCGGGCTATGGTAATGCCCAACTTCTATTTGATGAAGCAGAATTGGCGGGTGACCCTGCCAACAACAACAGCGGAGGAGCAAATACCTTGTGGTATCCTGGTGCAGAACCCTTTCACCATCCTGCAAGTGCATACATAGATTTGAAACAGACCTTTTTAATTGATGCTATTTATTTATTTGACATCACAGGCACCGACGATTTCATTATCGAATATGGTACACCCGGAAACTGGCAAGAATTGACAACGGTTGTTTTAGACAAGTTGTTTACTTGGAAAAATATACAAACACATGTTGAAACCCGTTACCTCCGATTCACCAGAGCAGGCGTTAATTCCAATACCCGTGAAATCGTTTTGTATGGTTCGGCAGCAGGTTTAGACCCAGGTCCACCCGCCAATATAGTAGATTTATCGGTTATACCTTCCTCCACTTTTGCAACTTTACAGTGGACAGCACCAGGAGATGATGAAAATACAGGAACAGCAGCAGAGTACGACATTCGGTACAGCACTACCCCGATTACCTCCGAAAACTTTGAAGATGCTACACCAACAGAAGCACCAACTCCCGCCATGGCAGGAAGTAGTGAAAGTGTAGTTGTTTACAATTTGATGCAAAGCACTACCTATTATTTTGCAATGAAAACGACGGATGAAATGACTTATACCAGTAGTATTTCCAATGTTGTTTCCACGCTTACCACTACCGATACAGACGAAACACCTCCTGCTGCAATTATTGATTTGACAGCAACCAATATCACTGCCACTTCTGCAACTCTTCAATGGACAAGTGTAGGTGATGACAATCACACTGGAACAGCACGTATTTACGACATACGCATGAGTCTGGAAAACATCACTCCAAACACCTTTTTTCGTGCGATAACCATTGAAGGAGAGCCTATTCCAATAGAGAATGGTTTAATACAATCCATGACGGTCAATCAGTTGCCGCCCAATACTACCATTTGTTTTGCGATGAAAACATGGGATGAAGTACCGAATATTTCGGATATATCCAATGTGATTTGCATTGATACAGAAGACCTCGAAACAGAAAGTAAAATACCGCTTTTTCCTTCAATGATCACAAACGAAACCAAATACGGCGATGCCAGTAATTTGGTAGATGAGCAAGCTCTGTCAGGTGAACCTGCAACAAGTCCCGGGGGAAGTCCTGCAACGACTTGGACTACACCGTTTAACAACGATGTACCCTATCCAATTCACGCTTATATTGATTTGGGCGAACCTTATATTGTCACCAAACTATTTTTGAGGGATGTCGGCGGACAAGCCCCGATGACTGTTTGGTATGGTTATTCTGGCCATTGGACAGAATTGTTTACCGACAATCTTTCAGGCTTTTTTTCTTGGAATCAACACAATGTGTTTGTCAATACCCGTTACCTTCGAATCAGCAAATCCGACCCAAGTGCAAATGTAAATGAACTGATAGCTTATGGTTATCCAGTCGATTTGACCAATATAGATACAACTCCACCTGCTGCAATCACCGATTTGACTGCAACTGCTGACGGTGCAAATGCAGTAGATGTGACTTGGACATCGGTAGGAGATGATGAAAATACAGGAAATTCTAAAGTATATAACCTTAGATACAGCCCAAAACCCATCACACCCAAAAACTTTTATGAGGCAAAAGAATGGGAGGCAATGCCTGCTCCTGCAATAGCTGGTACACAGCAAACTGCTCACATTGAAGGACTTTGGGCCGCAACTACCTATTATTTTGCGATTCAGTCCTTAGACGAAAACCACAATATTTCGGACCTTTCCAACATCGTTACTGCAAAAACAGATGAAATCATTGGAGGAAACATTCGCAGAATCGGTTTATCTCCCGATATGATTCTAAACGAATCGGCCTTGGGCGATGCTCGGTTTTTGGTGGATGAACAAGTAGAGGCAGGAGAACCCATTGAAGAAGAAACGGGTAGTCCACAATTGTTTTGGACAGCAGGAGTCAATCCGTGGTTTTACCCTGTGTATGCCTACATTGACTTGGGGGCAGAACACGAATTATCTCAAATATTCTTGTACGACGATTATGCCGAAACGACGACGGGTTCTATTTCTATTGAAGTAGGAACTCCCTTCAATTGGACACCTTTGCTGACCGATGATTTGGAAGGAGAAAACGTTTGGAGTGAGCACGATTTGACCACAGGCACGCCTGTAACAACCCGATACATCAGGGTCAAACTCCACAATTCACAAACCCGCATGTCAGAAATTGTCCTCTACGGAACGGCCACCGAAGCCATTGAAGTAGATGAAACCGTTGAAACACCTCACGCTTTTGCAGCAATGGACGACTTGATGGGGTTGAATGCTTTTATCAACGATCCATTGGGGAGAATGCAAGCAACGAGTACAGTGCGAGAATACCATCAATGGCGTTGGGATGAAGGGAATCTGGACAATACTTACCCTGGCTACCCTGCCAATGAAAACGCCTTCAATCCGAGCTATGTCTCAAACTGGAATTTTGACCGTTTTTATGAAAATATCCAAAATATGGGCTTGCTCAATACGCCTTCTGTGACAGGTAGCGCACATTGGCTAAACCCACCTTTCAACGAAATATTGACCCGTCCACATGATGTAGGCGATGATTCCGAAGATCCATTTTCATACATCGAACATGCAGATCATATGTATCAGTATGTAGCCAGATATGGCAACAATGCGGTAAATGATGGATTGTTGAAGTTAAAGGCGGACCAACCTGTGGTAAGCGGCTTGGGAACGATTCAATATTTTGAGCATTGGAACGAACCTGATGCATTTTGGAAGGACGAAAATGTGTATTTCACTCCTTATGACTATGCGGCAATGAGCAGCGCAGACTACGACGGACATCAAAGCGCAATGGGTACAACCGTAGGTGTAAAAAATGCCGATCCAAGCGCAAAAATGCCAATGGCGGGGATTACAAGTTTGAATTTGGACTATGTGAAGGCCATCAAATTGTGGGCGGATGAATACCGAGGCGGTTCTGTTCCTTTTGATGTAATCAATTTGCACCACTACTGCAACGATGCTGGCAAACAGCACGCCAATTCAACTACAGGCGTTTCACCAGAGGAGGATAGATTGAAGGAAAGATTGGAGGAGTTTGTTACTTACCGAAACAAGTATATGCCTGGCAAGGAAATTTGGCTGAGTGAATTTGGCTACGATACCAACCCTACTTCCGCTCAACGTGCGCCTCAAATTGCGGGCTACTCGAATGAGGAGGTACAGGGTCAATGGTTGGTGCGCTCGTATTTGGCGATTGCAGCGGCGGGCATTGACAAAGCGCAAATGTTTATGCTTAGAGATGTGAATGCTGCCGACAATACGATTTTCCAAAGTTCGGGTCTAACCCAAAGTCCTGCCAATCAGTGGGCTGCAAAACCTTCATGGTACTACGTTTATACCATGAAAAACCGATTGACGGGCATGACCTTCGATAGTGAGGTGACTTCTGGAAATCCCAATGTGCTAATTTACAAATTTACACATCCTGACGGCGATGCTGCTTATGTAGTTTGGTCACCTACTGCGGATGGCACAATAGTGGAGGACTACGATTTATCTTTGGCAGGTGGTGAGAATCAAGCGGTTTTGGTGGAAATGGCGGAAGGGGATAGAGATGGTACGGAAACGGCCTTGACCATCAATAGCGGCAATGTGAGCGTTGATGTAAGCGAGCGTCCTGTTTTTGTGTTGGTGAACGATGGCGTTGGAGCGATTCCAAAACGCTATACTTTGGAGGAACAAATTGCTTTGACTCCTTCAATGGTGACGATTGAAACGGGTGTGGGACAGTCTGAAAGATTGGTGGACGAACAGGCATTAGTCGGGAACCCCGACCTCGGTAGCACGACTGCTCCAACGACTATTTGGATTTCAAACGGCTCGGTTTCTTCGGCTTACATTGACCTCGGTGCAGAATACGACTTGACCAAAATTTACCTCTACGATTCGGTCAATACTGGTGATTGTACGATTTCGATTGGTGAGCCTGGCAATTGGACTCCGCTGTTTGTGGATGACCTTCGCTACAATGGTATTTGGAATGCGCATGTGGTGAATGTGACGAGCCGATATGTGCGGGTGACGATGGATACGGCGACTTCTTTTATTGGAGAGGTAGCGATTTATGCGAAATAG